From a region of the Desulfuromonas sp. KJ2020 genome:
- a CDS encoding 16S rRNA (uracil(1498)-N(3))-methyltransferase, whose protein sequence is MNLILLFPEDFISADTVRLTGRRQQHIRDVHRAGEGDTLGVGLAGGGLGQGHIRTWSKDEVEMQVSFEAQPPPKLPLILVLALPRPKVLKRILIAATSLGVEQIHLIHSWRVEKSFWHSDLLKPEAMREPLVLGLEQAKDTIIPAVELHHFFKPFVQDVLPLLSANSRRLVAHPTAESSCPRNLGERTTLVIGPEGGFIPYEVELLASEGFTPVHCGPRILRVETAVPALISRLF, encoded by the coding sequence ATGAACCTCATCCTGCTTTTCCCGGAAGACTTTATCTCCGCCGATACGGTCAGACTCACAGGGAGGCGGCAACAGCACATCCGCGATGTGCACCGGGCCGGTGAGGGGGATACTCTAGGCGTCGGCCTGGCCGGAGGCGGCCTTGGGCAGGGACACATTCGGACATGGAGCAAGGACGAGGTCGAAATGCAGGTCTCGTTTGAAGCCCAACCGCCCCCCAAACTGCCCCTCATCCTCGTATTGGCGCTGCCCCGCCCCAAGGTCCTCAAAAGGATTCTGATTGCCGCCACTTCTTTAGGGGTCGAACAAATCCACCTCATCCATTCCTGGCGGGTGGAAAAGAGTTTCTGGCACAGCGACCTCCTGAAACCCGAAGCCATGCGCGAACCACTGGTTCTCGGTCTCGAACAGGCCAAGGACACCATCATCCCTGCCGTTGAACTGCATCACTTTTTCAAGCCTTTTGTGCAGGACGTTCTCCCTCTTCTCAGCGCCAACTCCCGACGTCTGGTGGCTCACCCGACCGCTGAATCGTCCTGTCCGCGGAATCTAGGGGAAAGAACCACGCTGGTGATAGGGCCCGAGGGGGGCTTCATCCCTTACGAAGTTGAACTGCTGGCGTCGGAAGGCTTCACGCCGGTCCACTGCGGCCCCCGCATCCTCCGAGTGGAAACAGCTGTTCCTGCCCTGATTTCACGTCTCTTCTGA
- a CDS encoding Mrp/NBP35 family ATP-binding protein: MKQSDSACGSCADKSGCSEKGCPSAGARPGESAEQHERRMLMQQRLGHIRNKILVMSGKGGVGKSSTAVNLAMALAQQGHAVGLVDVDIHGPSVPKMLGLEGVRPKITEAEDAMLPVNYEGLKVMSIGFMLEKDTDAVIWRGAMKAGVIQQFLADVEWGYLDYLVVDCPPGTGDEPLSVAQFLGTDAQAVIVTTPQEVALNDVRKSITFCHQLKMNLLGVVENMSGFVCPHCNEVIDLFKKGGGRQMAEAMGAPFLGAVPVDPDMVNAGDSGKPVVLAHPESEISKALQQIARELVDKTA, translated from the coding sequence ATGAAACAATCAGACAGTGCCTGCGGCAGTTGTGCGGACAAATCGGGGTGCTCCGAAAAGGGCTGCCCGTCAGCGGGCGCCCGCCCTGGTGAATCGGCCGAACAGCATGAACGCCGGATGCTCATGCAGCAGCGCCTTGGTCATATCCGGAACAAGATTCTGGTCATGTCCGGCAAGGGGGGGGTCGGCAAGAGTTCGACGGCGGTCAACCTGGCCATGGCCCTCGCCCAGCAAGGGCACGCGGTCGGCCTGGTCGATGTGGATATTCACGGGCCCAGCGTCCCCAAGATGCTCGGCCTCGAAGGAGTGCGGCCGAAGATCACCGAGGCCGAGGATGCCATGCTTCCCGTCAACTACGAGGGCCTCAAGGTCATGTCCATCGGCTTCATGCTGGAGAAAGACACGGACGCGGTCATCTGGCGCGGCGCCATGAAGGCCGGCGTCATCCAGCAGTTTCTCGCCGACGTCGAGTGGGGATATCTGGACTATCTGGTAGTCGACTGCCCGCCGGGGACCGGGGATGAGCCTTTGTCCGTCGCCCAGTTCCTTGGAACTGATGCCCAGGCCGTCATTGTCACCACCCCGCAGGAAGTGGCTCTCAATGATGTGCGCAAATCCATTACGTTTTGCCATCAGTTGAAGATGAATCTGCTGGGCGTGGTGGAAAACATGAGTGGTTTTGTCTGCCCCCACTGCAATGAGGTGATCGACCTCTTTAAAAAAGGCGGTGGACGGCAGATGGCGGAGGCCATGGGGGCACCCTTTTTGGGTGCGGTTCCTGTCGACCCGGATATGGTCAACGCTGGTGACAGCGGCAAGCCGGTAGTGCTGGCTCACCCCGAGTCGGAAATCAGCAAGGCGTTGCAGCAGATTGCCCGGGAACTGGTGGACAAGACGGCCTGA
- a CDS encoding 4Fe-4S binding protein: protein MRIAVDPNLCRGTGDCVKSCPMDAITLQEGKAQIDLDRCDLDGICIAACPEHAIQFIED from the coding sequence ATGAGGATTGCCGTTGATCCCAACCTGTGCCGCGGAACTGGCGACTGCGTCAAGTCCTGCCCCATGGACGCCATTACGCTTCAGGAAGGAAAAGCCCAAATTGATCTGGACCGCTGCGATCTGGACGGAATCTGCATTGCAGCCTGTCCCGAACACGCCATCCAGTTCATCGAAGACTGA
- a CDS encoding response regulator: MLSDPEESRQSRILVIDDDRIIRRLVREALQAEGFTVEEAADGDEGLALFVRQKPDIVLLDVVMPNRDGFATCAAMRQVEGGAGVPIIMMTGLDDVDSIRQGYEAGATDFVTKPIKWPILGQRIRYMLRAGKAMDDLKRNEERYRVLFNSGNDVICVYQLHQGDQPGRFIEANTVAVQKLGYSREELQALKPSDFISDRTKTQLDRLANMVLRDRHGVVELDVMTKHQQIIPFEINAHLFELSGRQTVLAIARDISERKRAEESLRKSEMENRRLLEQFRTLFDGIPDPLMVLTPELKILWANRGAARAIKGRAAEMIGKHCHEVWHHRATPCDDCHAIRSLRSGKTETGHMPTADGRIWGMRTFPIKDEMGRVSNVIELAHDITEKIRLQTETIRAGHLAALGELAAGVAHEINNPINGIINYAQILANKAAEQSPERDISLRIIRESDRVATIVRNLLSFARERKDRKAPVAVEEILADSLALVEAQLRKDGIRFELQLPEQLPPVFALKQQIQQVFLNLISNARYALNEKYPGTHPEKLMRLSGETLCLGGRPFVRMTLYDQGTGIPAEIIERITNPFFSTKPHDKGTGLGLSISHGIVKDHDGRLVFDSVEGQFTRVVMDLPAAASKGECPDGSEDTDY, from the coding sequence ATGCTGTCTGACCCGGAAGAGTCGCGCCAATCAAGGATTCTGGTCATTGATGACGATCGCATCATCCGCCGTCTGGTGCGGGAAGCACTGCAGGCCGAAGGTTTTACCGTGGAAGAGGCGGCCGATGGCGACGAGGGGCTGGCTCTGTTCGTGCGCCAAAAACCCGATATTGTGCTGCTGGATGTGGTCATGCCAAACAGGGACGGATTCGCCACCTGTGCCGCGATGCGGCAGGTGGAGGGCGGCGCCGGTGTCCCCATCATTATGATGACCGGCCTGGACGACGTGGACTCGATCCGGCAGGGTTATGAGGCGGGAGCCACTGATTTTGTCACCAAACCGATCAAATGGCCCATTCTGGGACAGCGCATCCGTTATATGCTGCGGGCCGGCAAGGCCATGGATGATCTCAAGCGCAATGAGGAACGCTACCGCGTTCTTTTCAACAGTGGCAATGACGTCATCTGCGTTTATCAACTGCATCAGGGCGATCAGCCGGGGCGTTTTATCGAAGCCAACACCGTCGCGGTGCAGAAACTGGGCTATTCGCGGGAGGAACTGCAGGCTCTCAAGCCTTCCGATTTTATTTCGGATCGAACCAAGACGCAGCTCGACCGATTGGCCAACATGGTGCTGCGCGACCGCCATGGTGTCGTGGAACTCGATGTGATGACCAAGCACCAGCAGATCATCCCCTTCGAGATCAATGCCCATCTTTTCGAACTGAGCGGGCGTCAGACGGTGCTGGCTATCGCCAGGGACATCTCCGAGCGAAAACGGGCTGAAGAGAGCCTGCGCAAGAGTGAAATGGAGAACCGCCGCCTGCTTGAACAGTTTAGAACCCTTTTTGACGGCATTCCCGATCCTCTCATGGTGCTGACTCCTGAGCTGAAAATTCTCTGGGCCAACCGGGGGGCCGCCCGGGCCATCAAGGGGCGGGCGGCGGAGATGATTGGCAAGCACTGCCATGAAGTGTGGCACCACCGCGCCACCCCCTGTGATGACTGTCACGCCATTCGCAGCCTGCGAAGCGGCAAGACCGAGACGGGACACATGCCGACGGCCGATGGCCGTATCTGGGGGATGCGAACCTTCCCCATCAAAGACGAGATGGGACGGGTGAGCAACGTCATCGAGCTGGCCCACGACATTACCGAAAAAATCCGTCTGCAGACCGAAACGATCCGCGCCGGGCACCTGGCGGCCCTGGGTGAGCTGGCGGCCGGGGTGGCTCACGAAATCAACAATCCCATCAATGGGATCATCAATTACGCCCAGATTTTGGCCAACAAGGCCGCGGAGCAGAGTCCAGAACGGGACATCAGCCTGCGCATCATCCGGGAAAGTGATCGGGTGGCGACCATCGTCCGCAACCTCCTTTCCTTTGCCCGTGAGCGCAAGGACAGAAAAGCCCCGGTCGCCGTGGAAGAGATTCTCGCCGACTCGCTGGCCCTGGTGGAAGCGCAGCTGCGTAAGGACGGTATCCGTTTTGAATTGCAGCTACCGGAACAACTTCCGCCCGTCTTCGCCTTAAAGCAGCAGATTCAGCAGGTTTTTCTCAATCTGATCAGCAACGCCCGCTATGCCCTCAATGAAAAGTACCCCGGCACGCATCCGGAGAAGCTCATGCGCCTGTCGGGAGAAACGCTCTGTCTGGGCGGCCGCCCCTTTGTTCGCATGACCCTCTACGATCAGGGTACCGGCATCCCCGCAGAAATCATCGAACGCATCACCAACCCGTTTTTCTCCACCAAACCGCACGACAAGGGAACCGGCCTCGGGCTGAGTATCAGCCACGGCATCGTCAAGGATCACGACGGACGTCTGGTTTTTGACAGCGTGGAAGGACAATTTACCCGGGTCGTGATGGATCTGCCCGCTGCCGCATCGAAAGGAGAATGCCCCGATGGTTCAGAAGATACTGATTATTGA
- a CDS encoding sigma-54 dependent transcriptional regulator: protein MVQKILIIDDEESIRFTFSNFLAEAGYAVETASSYEEAMAGLAAGGVDLVFSDILLGGDSGIDILQEVRAQGLDIPVIMITGFPGVETAREAVRLGAFDYLSKPVTQDVLLRTTQIALRYKHINDEKKKYQADLDAIFRSVSEGIVTVDSGLNIVRMNEAAAGLCGLDPEMRGQDFASLPLDCQGRCRDALAETLQKNAPVDLPRFECQRPGRAAQVVSATTAPLVNGEGATYGAVLVIRDETRLHTLERDLKERTSFHKLIGGSDRMQEVYALLEKLANVPSTVLITGESGTGKELIADALHYQGARRQGPLVKVNCAALTENLLESELFGHVKGAFTGAIRDKAGRFEMAHGGTIFLDEIGDISPAMQVRLLRVLQERKVERVGGTRPIDVDVRVVAATNQDLPEKIKRGEFREDLFYRLKVVTLALPPLRERRSDIPLLVDFFIQRFNERFQRAIGGVSDEVMRFFMSYEWPGNVRELEHVMEHAFILCPGTLILSEHLPPDLSPHVPGAGSRHLREDENEADTIRQALEKCGWNKAKAARLLGISRRTIYRKIEELDIQE from the coding sequence ATGGTTCAGAAGATACTGATTATTGACGACGAGGAGAGCATCCGCTTTACCTTCTCCAACTTCCTGGCGGAAGCGGGGTATGCCGTAGAGACAGCGTCCAGCTATGAAGAGGCCATGGCCGGACTGGCGGCCGGAGGCGTGGATCTTGTCTTCAGCGACATCCTGTTGGGCGGCGACAGCGGCATCGATATTCTGCAGGAAGTCAGGGCGCAGGGACTCGATATTCCAGTCATTATGATTACGGGCTTCCCGGGGGTGGAGACGGCCAGGGAGGCAGTGCGGCTGGGGGCTTTCGATTATCTGTCCAAACCGGTTACGCAGGACGTCCTTTTGCGAACGACCCAGATCGCCTTGCGTTACAAGCACATCAACGATGAGAAGAAAAAATACCAGGCCGACCTTGACGCGATCTTCCGCAGCGTTTCGGAGGGGATCGTCACGGTCGATTCCGGCTTGAACATCGTGCGTATGAATGAGGCCGCCGCGGGTCTCTGTGGTTTGGACCCCGAAATGCGGGGGCAGGATTTCGCCAGCCTCCCACTCGACTGCCAGGGACGCTGCCGCGATGCGCTGGCCGAAACCCTGCAAAAAAATGCGCCCGTCGATCTGCCCCGCTTTGAATGCCAGCGTCCAGGCCGGGCCGCGCAGGTTGTGTCGGCTACGACGGCGCCTCTGGTCAACGGTGAGGGTGCCACCTATGGCGCCGTGCTGGTCATCCGCGATGAGACCCGTCTGCATACCCTGGAGCGGGATCTTAAGGAGCGCACCTCCTTCCATAAGCTGATAGGCGGCAGTGACCGGATGCAGGAGGTCTACGCTCTGCTGGAGAAACTGGCGAATGTGCCCAGCACTGTGCTGATCACCGGCGAAAGCGGTACGGGGAAAGAGCTTATTGCCGACGCCCTGCACTACCAGGGGGCCAGGCGACAGGGCCCCCTGGTCAAAGTCAATTGTGCCGCCCTGACGGAAAATCTGCTGGAAAGCGAACTCTTCGGCCATGTCAAAGGGGCCTTTACCGGGGCCATTCGCGACAAGGCGGGACGATTCGAGATGGCACACGGCGGCACTATTTTTCTGGACGAGATCGGGGATATCTCCCCGGCCATGCAGGTCCGTCTGCTGCGTGTGCTGCAGGAGCGCAAGGTGGAAAGGGTCGGCGGTACCCGCCCGATTGACGTCGATGTGCGCGTGGTCGCCGCCACCAATCAAGATTTGCCGGAAAAAATCAAGCGCGGGGAATTCCGCGAAGACCTCTTCTACCGTTTGAAGGTTGTTACTCTGGCCCTGCCGCCCCTGCGGGAAAGGCGGTCGGATATCCCTCTGCTGGTCGATTTTTTTATTCAGCGCTTCAATGAGCGATTCCAGCGGGCTATCGGGGGCGTGTCCGACGAGGTTATGCGTTTTTTCATGTCCTACGAATGGCCCGGCAATGTGCGGGAACTCGAGCACGTCATGGAGCACGCCTTTATCCTCTGCCCCGGCACCCTCATCCTGTCCGAGCATTTGCCCCCCGATCTGAGCCCTCATGTTCCCGGCGCGGGAAGCCGTCATCTGCGGGAGGATGAGAACGAAGCGGACACCATCCGCCAGGCGCTTGAAAAGTGTGGCTGGAACAAAGCCAAAGCGGCGCGGCTTCTCGGCATCAGTCGGCGCACCATCTACCGCAAAATCGAGGAGCTGGATATTCAGGAGTAG
- a CDS encoding YkgJ family cysteine cluster protein, with translation MSDAFDFNGYAQTIESRARELLRGAANLDDCRHSVSQLYALAEDTLARHRDPVEQKHIACAAGCGTCCAVNVAVLLPEAAAIVAYLQQSMPAEEAAAIAARLDDLYPRILWLDDDDRVLLRQSCAFLNEQGACAIYPVRPLICRSITSTNADDCREALAFKALGEERTVLINLFQKTLMDATFRGLGAALAGLNLDSRSVKLTVAVRTLLHEPGRLAAFLQGEPVPCG, from the coding sequence ATGTCTGATGCTTTTGATTTCAACGGGTATGCCCAAACAATAGAAAGTCGAGCCCGCGAACTTTTGCGCGGCGCGGCGAATCTGGACGATTGCCGGCACAGCGTCAGTCAACTCTATGCGCTGGCGGAGGATACCCTGGCCAGACACCGGGACCCTGTCGAGCAGAAGCATATCGCCTGTGCGGCCGGCTGCGGAACCTGCTGTGCCGTCAATGTCGCCGTCCTGCTACCGGAGGCCGCTGCGATCGTGGCCTATTTGCAGCAGTCGATGCCAGCGGAGGAGGCCGCCGCAATCGCCGCCCGCCTCGATGACCTCTACCCGCGTATTCTCTGGCTTGATGATGACGACCGCGTTCTGCTGCGGCAATCCTGTGCATTTCTGAACGAGCAGGGGGCCTGCGCCATTTATCCGGTGCGTCCGCTGATTTGCCGTTCCATCACCTCGACCAATGCGGACGATTGCCGGGAGGCCCTTGCTTTCAAGGCCCTGGGCGAAGAGAGAACCGTTCTGATCAATCTCTTTCAGAAAACCCTCATGGATGCCACCTTCCGGGGTCTGGGGGCCGCCCTCGCCGGTTTGAATCTGGACAGCCGCAGCGTGAAGTTGACCGTGGCTGTCAGGACTCTTCTCCACGAACCCGGCCGTCTGGCCGCTTTTCTGCAGGGGGAGCCGGTGCCCTGCGGTTGA
- a CDS encoding DUF1207 domain-containing protein produces the protein MTRQPTLDWIISGCTALRLLPLVLPMVLAATLLLALSSGAAAESHALGAPAIRLDSGAQIILGPEGDPYAPYLADLHSAATGMHYLALAETGIPDTGSRRFNLQAGGRFGLVRFLPAGDPEHPWQLSFEGGLDAQFDIEHSLDNIGWDGNYGLVVTTTVKPGTNLKFGTVHTSSHLGDEYMQRTGRTRIGYLREEILLAVDQRLGKWIRIYVEGGFSYARGDSHQEKPGRLQTGVEWEKTRPLGAGRAGWYLAADFSAMEERNWKVDTALQAGLISRSPTRAWRLGATFYRGRPTLSEFFDKTQTLGIFGLWVDL, from the coding sequence GTGACTCGACAGCCAACTTTGGACTGGATTATTTCCGGGTGCACTGCCCTGAGGCTTTTACCGCTGGTTCTGCCCATGGTGCTGGCCGCCACCCTGCTCCTGGCGCTGTCCTCCGGGGCGGCGGCCGAAAGCCACGCCTTGGGAGCGCCGGCGATCCGGCTCGATTCTGGCGCCCAAATCATCCTCGGGCCCGAAGGGGATCCCTATGCCCCCTACCTGGCCGATCTTCACAGCGCCGCCACAGGCATGCACTACCTGGCCCTGGCGGAGACGGGCATTCCGGACACCGGCTCCCGGCGATTCAACCTGCAGGCCGGCGGTCGCTTTGGTCTAGTGCGTTTCCTGCCGGCCGGGGATCCTGAACATCCTTGGCAACTCAGCTTTGAAGGGGGGCTGGACGCCCAGTTCGACATCGAACATTCCCTGGACAACATTGGCTGGGACGGCAATTACGGTCTGGTGGTCACCACGACCGTCAAACCGGGGACGAACCTCAAGTTCGGCACGGTGCATACGTCGAGCCATCTGGGAGACGAATATATGCAGCGTACCGGACGCACTCGCATCGGCTACCTGCGCGAAGAGATTCTGCTCGCTGTCGACCAGCGGCTGGGGAAATGGATCCGGATCTATGTCGAGGGCGGCTTCAGTTATGCCCGTGGGGACAGTCATCAGGAAAAACCGGGACGGCTGCAGACGGGAGTAGAATGGGAGAAGACCCGCCCCCTGGGGGCCGGGCGGGCAGGCTGGTATCTTGCCGCCGACTTTTCCGCCATGGAGGAAAGGAACTGGAAGGTGGACACGGCCCTGCAGGCCGGCCTTATCTCCCGCTCACCGACACGGGCCTGGCGGCTGGGCGCCACTTTCTACCGGGGGCGCCCCACGCTGAGTGAATTTTTTGACAAAACGCAAACCCTCGGGATATTCGGCCTGTGGGTGGATTTATAA
- a CDS encoding DsrE family protein, with protein sequence MTEKVALVAFNGDSTCFVHVLLNALDFHQKGCEVKVVIEGSATRLIRELASPDHPLAALYAKTIQEGLIDCICKACAAKMDTLSIAEAQKLPVCSDMSGHPSLASYVSRGYQIITF encoded by the coding sequence ATGACTGAGAAAGTCGCCCTGGTCGCCTTTAACGGCGATTCGACCTGCTTCGTGCACGTACTCTTGAATGCCCTCGATTTTCATCAAAAAGGCTGTGAGGTCAAAGTGGTCATCGAAGGAAGCGCCACACGCCTGATCCGGGAATTGGCCAGCCCCGATCATCCCCTCGCGGCGCTCTATGCAAAAACTATCCAGGAAGGCCTTATCGACTGCATATGCAAGGCCTGCGCGGCCAAAATGGATACCCTGTCCATTGCCGAGGCGCAAAAACTACCGGTCTGTTCGGACATGTCAGGTCACCCCAGTCTGGCCTCATACGTCTCCAGGGGATACCAAATCATCACCTTTTAG
- a CDS encoding methyl-accepting chemotaxis protein: MTIFGKLMGAFSLLALVAALVGGVGWYGLRQTNQGVQEIAQVRLPAVSAVEKLAQLQNAITTAERTLLIPSVSREDRLQELENLSRYWAEAEEEFSRFESLDKTAEEQALWVAFKEAWGAWKTANVTVTEMTVLVKDDDIERLETILVSHELDHVVWIDALDRAIDRRQSFDGQLDPARCEFGAWLKTFEAKNPDLAEVMEGVSEPHEQLHQGAAVINNLLGKGRYAEARRLMQQEVMPAFAEIVDQLDMAQLIIGADIELLRSAAKVAFGDELIAFEGAEEKLQELVQLNQRLADQSREQAATLEARSTLFMMGTVLAGVAAALGFGFVLARGLAVPIRRAAEMIDEIERGRYYHRLNLNDRKDEVGHMARSMDALANNFENVLLVTLNKLAEGDIRFKPKPRDDKDSTRIALKGVSEKLNLSLWKVRSGAERIASSSAQVSDSSQALSQGATEQASSLEEISASMHELTSQTRLNAENANAASQLTETARQAAGRGHEQMQEMVQAMDEITGASQDISKIIKVIDEIAFQTNLLALNAAVEAARAGQHGKGFAVVAEEVRSLAARSAKAAQETAALIEGTVRKTENGSAIADRTAAALQEILNNVSKSNELVAEIAAASNEQAQGIAQVNLGLDQIDKVTQQNTASAEQSAAAAQELSAQAAELQQMLQRFMLRDDAQELAGEVTSAPAAIGWEELAGGRQTKSPSSSLALSKSLPLPRDIIALDDGEFGRY; encoded by the coding sequence ATGACGATTTTCGGCAAATTGATGGGAGCCTTTTCCCTGCTGGCCCTCGTCGCCGCTCTGGTCGGTGGCGTTGGCTGGTATGGTCTGCGCCAGACCAATCAAGGGGTGCAGGAGATTGCCCAGGTGCGTCTGCCAGCCGTTTCCGCAGTGGAAAAACTGGCCCAGCTGCAGAATGCCATCACTACGGCCGAAAGAACCTTATTGATTCCCAGTGTCAGCCGGGAAGACCGTCTCCAGGAACTGGAGAATCTGAGCCGTTATTGGGCCGAGGCTGAAGAGGAGTTCAGCCGCTTTGAGTCGCTGGACAAAACAGCGGAGGAGCAGGCTCTCTGGGTCGCCTTCAAAGAAGCTTGGGGGGCCTGGAAAACTGCCAATGTGACGGTCACCGAGATGACCGTATTGGTGAAGGATGACGATATCGAGCGCCTCGAGACCATTCTGGTCAGCCACGAGCTGGATCATGTGGTCTGGATCGACGCGTTGGATCGGGCCATCGACCGACGGCAGTCTTTCGACGGGCAGCTTGATCCTGCCCGCTGCGAATTCGGCGCCTGGCTGAAGACCTTCGAGGCGAAGAATCCGGATCTCGCCGAGGTGATGGAGGGGGTTTCCGAGCCTCACGAACAGCTCCATCAGGGCGCTGCCGTCATTAACAACCTGCTCGGGAAGGGGCGCTACGCCGAAGCACGCCGCCTCATGCAGCAAGAGGTCATGCCGGCCTTCGCGGAAATTGTGGACCAGCTCGATATGGCCCAGCTCATCATCGGAGCGGACATCGAACTGCTGCGATCGGCTGCCAAGGTAGCTTTCGGGGACGAACTGATCGCTTTTGAAGGAGCCGAAGAAAAGCTTCAGGAACTGGTTCAACTCAACCAGCGCCTGGCGGATCAGAGCCGCGAACAGGCGGCGACGCTGGAGGCCAGGTCGACCCTCTTTATGATGGGTACCGTTCTGGCCGGCGTGGCGGCGGCCCTGGGTTTCGGCTTCGTTCTGGCCCGAGGTCTGGCGGTCCCTATCCGTCGAGCAGCGGAGATGATCGATGAAATCGAGCGGGGCCGCTACTATCACCGTCTCAACCTGAATGACCGCAAGGACGAAGTGGGGCATATGGCTCGCAGCATGGATGCTTTGGCAAACAACTTTGAGAACGTGCTGCTGGTGACGCTCAACAAGCTGGCCGAGGGAGATATCCGTTTCAAACCCAAGCCCCGCGACGACAAGGATTCCACCCGCATTGCCCTCAAAGGGGTGAGCGAAAAACTCAATCTGTCGTTGTGGAAGGTTCGCTCGGGGGCCGAGCGCATTGCCTCAAGCAGCGCCCAGGTTTCCGATTCAAGTCAGGCCCTCTCTCAGGGGGCGACGGAGCAGGCCAGTTCCCTGGAAGAAATCTCGGCGTCCATGCATGAGTTGACATCCCAGACGCGTCTGAATGCCGAAAACGCCAATGCGGCCAGCCAGCTGACGGAAACGGCTCGTCAGGCGGCTGGCCGGGGCCATGAACAGATGCAAGAGATGGTGCAGGCCATGGATGAAATTACCGGGGCCAGCCAGGATATCTCCAAAATTATCAAGGTGATCGATGAGATTGCCTTTCAGACCAACCTGTTGGCCCTCAATGCTGCCGTCGAGGCGGCCCGGGCGGGGCAGCACGGCAAAGGTTTCGCTGTCGTCGCCGAAGAAGTACGCAGCCTGGCCGCCCGCAGTGCCAAGGCCGCCCAGGAGACGGCCGCCCTCATCGAAGGAACGGTGAGAAAAACGGAAAACGGTTCGGCCATAGCCGACCGTACGGCGGCAGCTCTGCAGGAAATCCTCAATAATGTGTCCAAGTCCAACGAGTTGGTGGCGGAAATCGCCGCGGCCAGCAACGAGCAGGCCCAGGGTATCGCCCAGGTCAATCTGGGACTGGATCAGATTGACAAAGTCACCCAGCAGAACACGGCCAGCGCCGAGCAGAGCGCGGCGGCGGCTCAGGAGCTTTCCGCCCAGGCTGCCGAATTGCAGCAGATGCTGCAGCGTTTCATGTTGCGCGATGATGCGCAGGAGCTGGCCGGTGAGGTGACCTCGGCCCCGGCTGCGATCGGCTGGGAGGAGCTGGCGGGTGGCCGACAGACGAAGTCCCCCTCGTCCTCCCTGGCGCTGTCAAAGTCATTGCCCCTCCCTCGGGACATTATCGCTCTCGATGATGGCGAATTCGGCCGCTATTGA